A genome region from Streptomyces sp. ITFR-16 includes the following:
- a CDS encoding aldo/keto reductase: MRQRKLGSQGLVVSEQGLGCMGMTFAYGPVDGQEALRTADRALELGVTLLDTADFYGPHSNEEFVGRVIAGRRDDIVVSSKVGNEVAPDGSITGKLNGSPEYIRTAVEGTLRRLGTDRLDLYYLHRVDPDVPVEESFGALADLVTEGKVRYLGISEASAATIRRAHAVHPLSAVQTEYSLSTRDVENNGVLATVRELGIGFVGYSPLGRGLLTGAIRSLDNLAEQDFRRVVPRFQEENLAANLTIVERLEALAAAKGITTGQLALAWVLSQDVVAIPGTKRVSYLQENIAASDVRLSAEDLAALDEIAPHGSTVGDRYPAGAMATLDG; encoded by the coding sequence ATGCGGCAACGAAAGCTCGGCAGCCAGGGGCTCGTGGTCTCCGAGCAGGGACTCGGATGCATGGGCATGACCTTCGCCTACGGCCCGGTCGACGGCCAGGAGGCTCTGCGCACCGCCGACCGGGCCCTCGAACTCGGCGTCACCCTGCTCGACACCGCGGACTTCTACGGACCGCACAGCAACGAGGAGTTCGTCGGCCGCGTCATCGCCGGACGCCGCGACGACATCGTCGTCTCCTCCAAGGTCGGCAACGAGGTCGCCCCGGACGGCAGCATCACCGGCAAGCTCAACGGCAGCCCGGAGTACATCCGTACGGCCGTCGAGGGCACCCTGCGCCGGCTCGGCACCGACCGCCTCGACCTCTACTACCTGCACCGCGTCGACCCGGACGTGCCGGTCGAGGAGTCCTTCGGCGCCCTCGCCGACCTGGTCACCGAGGGCAAGGTCCGCTACCTCGGCATCTCCGAGGCGTCCGCGGCCACCATCCGCCGCGCCCACGCGGTCCACCCGCTCAGCGCCGTACAGACCGAGTACTCCCTGTCCACCCGCGACGTGGAGAACAACGGCGTCCTGGCGACCGTCCGCGAACTGGGCATCGGCTTCGTCGGCTACAGCCCGCTGGGCCGCGGCCTGCTGACCGGCGCCATCCGCAGCCTCGACAACCTGGCCGAGCAGGACTTCCGCCGCGTCGTCCCGCGCTTCCAGGAGGAGAACCTCGCGGCCAACCTGACCATCGTCGAGCGCCTCGAAGCGCTGGCCGCCGCCAAGGGCATCACGACCGGCCAGCTCGCGCTGGCCTGGGTCCTCTCGCAGGACGTCGTGGCCATCCCCGGCACCAAGCGCGTCAGCTACCTCCAGGAGAACATCGCCGCCTCCGACGTGCGCCTGAGCGCCGAGGACCTCGCGGCGCTGGACGAGATCGCCCCGCACGGATCCACCGTGGGGGACCGTTACCCCGCCGGCGCCATGGCCACGCTCGACGGCTGA
- a CDS encoding ester cyclase, whose translation MSTQQLVHTDESVEERNKRTIRAVFDTFVNKGDFSIVDEIYSPDMVDHQPLPGAPEGLEGVRYTIAGLREGFPDLHVTIEDMSAHADHVVIHNTWRGTHLGEFLGMEPTGRFIEFKGVVVWRLLDNGLIAERWGIGVDSNMLSELGMRRLAPAARGAARAGARREARPASVVVAATEGAAARWKETEAELSGPRLRAYEASRRRAGVVHESIAVQRLDGRDVVVLRVEARDPAAAARKLNESTDAFDAWLRAAVLEAFGADPWAELATGQRAEQGHVWSSVNSELVRD comes from the coding sequence GTGTCGACACAGCAGCTGGTGCACACCGACGAGAGCGTGGAGGAGCGCAACAAGCGGACCATCCGCGCGGTCTTCGACACCTTCGTGAACAAGGGCGACTTCTCCATCGTCGACGAGATCTACAGCCCCGACATGGTCGACCACCAGCCGCTGCCGGGCGCCCCGGAGGGGCTGGAGGGCGTGCGCTACACCATCGCCGGTCTGCGGGAGGGCTTCCCCGACCTGCACGTGACCATCGAGGACATGAGCGCGCACGCCGACCACGTCGTCATCCACAACACCTGGCGCGGCACCCACCTCGGCGAGTTCCTGGGGATGGAGCCGACGGGCCGGTTCATCGAGTTCAAGGGCGTCGTCGTGTGGCGTCTGCTGGACAACGGCCTGATCGCCGAACGCTGGGGCATCGGCGTGGACTCCAACATGCTCTCCGAGCTCGGCATGCGCCGGCTGGCCCCGGCCGCGCGCGGCGCCGCCCGCGCGGGCGCGCGCCGGGAGGCGCGGCCCGCCTCGGTGGTGGTGGCCGCCACCGAAGGCGCCGCCGCCCGCTGGAAGGAGACGGAGGCGGAGCTGTCCGGGCCCCGGCTGCGCGCGTACGAGGCGTCCCGCCGGCGTGCGGGCGTCGTGCACGAGTCGATCGCCGTGCAGCGGCTGGACGGCAGGGACGTGGTGGTGCTGCGGGTGGAGGCCCGTGACCCGGCCGCGGCCGCGCGGAAGCTGAACGAGTCCACCGACGCCTTCGACGCGTGGCTGCGGGCGGCGGTGCTGGAGGCGTTCGGCGCCGACCCGTGGGCCGAACTGGCCACCGGGCAGCGCGCCGAGCAGGGCCATGTGTGGTCCTCCGTGAACAGCGAGCTGGTCCGGGACTGA
- a CDS encoding 3-oxoacyl-[acyl-carrier-protein] synthase III C-terminal domain-containing protein, translating to MSSSSDRHVSVLATGAHLPGEPLDNEALARLCGPLPDDVLEGIQVQRRHWMIDPATGEHLISTSAMATAAARQALERAGVEPAEVDLIVVSTASPDYLLPVAGTYVQEQLGLESCAVIEVRAGCVGAVQGLDIARRNLADGTYRTALVIGTESVSPLLAPVFLGQDPERVRMRDRLTVYTFGDGAGAVVLRAGEEGSAHEGSRQVFATQSMGGARKPGMLIVGGGTDVPLAEQQRRKRLMDIKLDIPGTAQFGPRVFVRGIHDMLERSGLELADLDACVLPEGNAEYFASEYGTAGLSAEDQAVLSKNIVENLTDVGATGSAAVPLALDAGWVEGRIRPGHKVLLLAIEASRYLYAGLTLTWEAPFPGK from the coding sequence GCTGGCCCGGCTGTGCGGGCCGCTGCCCGACGACGTCCTGGAGGGCATCCAGGTCCAGCGCCGTCACTGGATGATCGACCCGGCCACGGGCGAACACCTCATCAGCACGTCGGCCATGGCCACCGCCGCCGCCCGCCAGGCGCTGGAGCGGGCCGGCGTCGAGCCGGCCGAGGTCGACCTGATCGTGGTCTCCACGGCCAGCCCCGACTATCTGCTGCCGGTCGCCGGGACCTACGTACAGGAGCAGCTGGGCCTGGAGAGCTGCGCGGTCATCGAGGTGCGGGCGGGCTGTGTGGGCGCCGTGCAGGGCCTGGACATCGCCCGCCGCAACCTCGCCGACGGCACCTACCGCACCGCCCTGGTGATCGGTACGGAGTCCGTCTCGCCGCTGCTGGCCCCGGTGTTCCTGGGCCAGGACCCGGAGCGGGTGCGGATGCGCGACCGCCTGACCGTCTACACCTTCGGCGACGGGGCCGGCGCCGTGGTGCTGCGGGCCGGCGAGGAGGGCTCCGCGCACGAGGGCAGCCGCCAGGTGTTCGCCACGCAGTCGATGGGCGGGGCCCGCAAGCCCGGCATGCTGATCGTGGGCGGCGGCACCGACGTACCGCTGGCCGAACAGCAGCGGCGCAAGCGGCTGATGGACATCAAGCTCGACATCCCCGGCACCGCGCAGTTCGGGCCGAGGGTCTTCGTCCGGGGCATCCACGACATGCTGGAGCGTTCGGGCCTCGAGCTGGCCGACCTCGACGCCTGTGTGCTGCCCGAGGGCAACGCCGAGTACTTCGCCAGCGAGTACGGCACGGCCGGGCTGTCCGCCGAGGACCAGGCCGTGCTGAGCAAGAACATCGTGGAGAACCTGACCGACGTCGGCGCCACCGGCTCCGCGGCGGTCCCGCTGGCCCTGGACGCCGGCTGGGTGGAGGGCCGGATCCGGCCGGGCCACAAGGTGCTGCTCCTCGCGATCGAGGCCAGCCGCTATCTGTACGCGGGTCTCACCCTCACCTGGGAGGCCCCCTTCCCCGGGAAGTGA